A window of the Arachis duranensis cultivar V14167 chromosome 5, aradu.V14167.gnm2.J7QH, whole genome shotgun sequence genome harbors these coding sequences:
- the LOC107487365 gene encoding WAT1-related protein At4g19185, with the protein MATGSGSIIWKTQLAMLMAPLIYGGYNVVTKVALNDGVNQLVFCVFRDLIALSVLAPVAYFHEKHMRPPITKKLLMSFFLLGSLGIFANQLLFLIGLKYTNATYAAATQPAIPVFTFLFSAIMGVEKVNLLRYEGWAKVGGTIICVFGALLMVFYRGPVVIGNEEIVMKSASQTEPSGWLIDGLQHIGFDQFSLGVMCLIGNCMCMGAYLAIQAPLLRKYPTNISLTAYSYFFGTVLMVIVSMFMTNGITDWALTGSEILAVIYSGVLASALGYALITWSSKILGPTMVSLYISLQPACATILSLIFLGSAVYLGSILGGTFIIAGLYIVTWGSYRERQTEANDGVIPYEFCVSEPLIQK; encoded by the exons ATGGCAACTGGTTCAGGATCAATTATATGGAAGACACAGTTGGCCATGTTAATGGCACCCCTAATCTATGGAGGTTACAATGTTGTCACCAAAGTGGCACTCAATGATGGTGTCAACCAGCTTGTCTTCTGTGTCTTCAGGGATCTCATTGCCCTTTCTGTTCTTGCTCCTGTTGCTTATTTCCATGAAAA GCATATGCGACCACCCATTACTAAGAAGCTATTAATGTCATTCTTCTTGCTTGGATCACTTGG GATATTTGCCAACCAGCTTCTGTTTCTTATTGGTTTAAAGTATACCAATGCAACATATGCTGCTGCCACACAGCCAGCCATTCCTGTCTTTACatttctgttttctgcaataatGGG GGTAGAAAAAGTGAACTTGCTAAGATATGAAGGGTGGGCAAAGGTTGGAGGGACTATTATCTGTGTCTTTGGTGCCTTGTTGATGGTGTTCTATCGCGGTCCAGTTGTGATAGGAAATGAAGAAATAGTAATGAAAAGTGCATCTCAAACTGAGCCATCTGGATGGTTAATTGATGGTTTGCAACATATAGGATTTGATCAATTCAGTCTTGGTGTTATGTGCTTAATAGGTAACTGCATGTGCATGGGTGCTTATCTAGCCATTCAG GCACCGCTATTGAGAAAGTACCCCACAAATATATCTCTCACAGCATATTCCTACTTCTTTGGAACTGTATTAATGGTGATAGTATCAATGTTTATGACTAATGGGATTACTGACTGGGCTCTAACGGGGTCCGAAATTCTTGCTGTTATTTATTCT GGAGTTCTTGCATCTGCCCTTGGTTATGCACTTATTACATGGAGCAGTAAGATCTTGGGACCAACCATGGTTTCCCTATATATCTCCCTTCAACCTGCATGTGCTACTATCCTTTCCCTAATTTTTCTTGGAAGTGCTGTCTACCTGGGAAG TATCTTGGGAGGAACATTTATCATCGCTGGCCTATACATTGTTACTTGGGGATCATACAGAGAAAGACAGACAGAAGCGAATGATGGAGTTATTCCCTATGAATTTTGTGTTTCAGAGCCACTGATTCAGAAATAG
- the LOC107487363 gene encoding WAT1-related protein At3g45870 isoform X3: protein MENGASGSVRGGETWKAQLTMSMVPLIYGAYPVITKVALNDGVNQLVFCVYRVLIGFFVLSPFAYFLERQARPPVTKHLLMSFFLLGLLGIFGNQLLFLIGLNLTNPTYAAATQPAIPVLTFMFSAIMGTEKVNLLRYEGVAKVGGTIICVSGAISMVLYPGPVVIGNPETGMEHVSQNPSGLKDVGFDQFQLGVICIIGNCMCMAGYLSIQAKLLKKYPTNLSLTAYSYFFGTVLMVILSIFMTDGITDWTLTQSEILAVLYAGIIASALGYGLITWSNKILGPTMVSLYNSLQPAFATLLSLIFLGSPVYLGSILGGTFIIVGLYIVTWGSYKEKQADAAENLPCESCVSEPLIHEKTVC from the exons ATGGAAAATGGTGCTTCAGGATCTGTGAGGGGTGGTGAGACATGGAAGGCACAGTTGACCATGTCAATGGTGCCCCTAATCTATGGAGCATACCCTGTCATCACAAAAGTTGCACTCAATGATGGAGTCAACCAACTAGTCTTCTGTGTCTACAGAGTTCTCATTGGCTTTTTCGTCCTTTCTCCTTTTGCTTATTTCCTAGAGAG GCAGGCGCGACCGCCCGTTACTAAGCACCTACTCATGTCATTCTTCTTGCTTGGATTACTTGG GATATTTGGCAACCAGCTTTTGTTTCTTATTGGTCTAAACTTGACCAATCCAACATATGCAGCTGCCACTCAGCCAGCCATTCCAGTCTTAACATTTATGTTTTCTGCAATCATGGG CACAGAGAAAGTGAACTTGCTAAGATATGAAGGTGTGGCAAAGGTTGGAGGAACTATTATCTGTGTCTCTGGAGCCATATCAATGGTGTTGTATCCCGGTCCAGTTGTTATAGGAAATCCTGAAACAGGAATGGAGCATGTATCACAGAATCCATCTGGGTTGAAGGATGTAGGATTCGACCAATTCCAACTTGGGGTTATCTGCATAATAGGGAATTGCATGTGCATGGCAGGTTATCTATCAATTCAG GCAAAATTGTTGAAAAAGTACCCCACAAACCTGTCCCTCACAGCATATTCCTACTTCTTTGGAACTGTATTAATGGTGATACTATCGATTTTCATGACAGACGGGATAACTGACTGGACTTTGACACAGTCAGAAATACTTGCTGTTCTTTATGCT GGAATTATTGCATCTGCTCTTGGTTATGGACTCATAACATGGTCCAACAAGATTTTGGGGCCAACTATGGTTTCCTTATATAACTCCCTTCAACCTGCATTCGCTACCCTGCTGTCCCTAATTTTCCTTGGAAGTCCTGTTTACTTGGGAAG CATCCTGGGAGGAACTTTTATCATTGTTGGCCTATATATTGTTACTTGGGGATCTTACAAAGAAAAGCAGGCAGATGCTGCTGAAAATCTTCCTTGTGAATCTTGTGTTTCTGAGCCACTTATTCATGAAAAGACTGTGTGTTAA